The genomic interval TTGTGGACGACTTCCGGCACTCGCCTCGCCACAGCGACATTCGCCAACGAGACGGCCACCGGATGGCAGACGGTGCAGTTCACGGCACCGGTCGCTATCGTCGGCGGCACCGACTATGTGGTCTCGTATACCGCCCCGCGTGGTGGTTACGCCTACGTCGACGACTATTGGCCCTACAAGGCCAAGGCTTCATCACCGTTGACGGTCACGCCTGCGGTAGGTGCGGCCAGTCCGGGCCTGTACGGGTCGGCCGGCTCACTGCCGACGAACACCTGGGGCAACTCCAACTACTTCGTCGATCCGCTGTTCACGGCGACCGACAACTCCCCGCTCGGCGTCGCCAGCCGGACACCGCTCCCCTCGTCGTCCAGCGTCGCGCTCGACACGAAGGTCAGCGCAACCTTCACGCGTGCCGCAGCGCCTGCATCGATCGCCATCACGGTCAAGAATGCGTCGGGCACAGCTGTGCCCGGGTCTGTGAGCTACGACGCCCCGACGAAGACCGCCACGTTCCAGCCCACCGGCACGCTCGCGCCGGCGACGGCCTACACCGTGACGCTTGCCGCCACCGACACCAGTGGTGTGTCCGTTGCGGCGAACTCCGGCTGGACCTTTACCACGCAGGCGGCCGACCTGCCCGTGGGAACATGCCCGTGCTCGCTCTTCTCCGAAAGCATTCGGCCGGTGGTCGACTCAGACACTGACACCGCTCTGGTGACGCTCGGCGTCAAGTTCACTCCCACGGTCGACGGGACGATCACTGCCGTCAAGTTCTTCAAGGGTGTGCGCAACACCGGAGCGCACAACGGCGCACTGTGGAGCGCGAGCGGCACGAAGCTGGCGTCGGTGACGTTCACGAACGAGTCGTCGTATGGGTGGCAGACGGCCGTGCTTTCGACGCCCATCGCGGTCACCGCGGGCCAGACGTACGTCGCGTCCTATCTGGCTCCGGAGGGTGGATACTCGGCGACGCTGGGACAGTACAGCGGCGGGTACACGCGTGGACCGCTCACAGTCGTTGCGAACGGTGGTGCATTCACGTACGCGGACGGCTTCCCCGGATCCTCGTCACCGACGAACTACCTCGTCGACGTGGTGCTGCAGACCGGGGCCCAGGGTCCCACTCTGGTGGCGACGACGCCGGCGTCCGGAACCGTGGATGTCGCAGCTGACACGGGCATCGACGCGACCTACAACCTGCCCATCACCAGCGGCTTCACCGGGACGGTGAAGGCTAACGGCGCCACAGTCGCCGGAACCTGGACGCTGTCTTCGGATTCGCGGACTGCGAAGTTCCAGCCTGCTGCGGCCCTGCCTGCCGGCGCGTCCATCGCGGTCGCGCTGTCGAACGTCACCGGCACCTCCGGCGCCGCGGCACAGAATGCGTCCTGGTCGTTCACCGTGGTCGCGGCGAACTCACAGCCCGTCATCACCCTGATCGGCAACCTGACGCCGCAGGTCGCTGCAGAGGCGGGCGACACGGCTTCGGTGGAGTTGGGCATGTCCTTCCGCTCGTCTGCCGCCGGCACCGTCCGCGCCGTGCGGTTCTACAAAGGCCCCGGTAACAGCGGAACCCACGTCGGTTCGCTGTGGGGCCCGAACGGTGAGCTGCTCTCCCAGGTGACCTTCGCGAACGAATCGGCGACGGGCTGGCAGCGTGCGGTCTTCGCCGTCCCGGTGTCCATCACCCCGAACACCACCTACACGGTGTCGTACCTGGCTCCGAACGGCAGCTACTCCTATACGCCCGCGGGCTTTGCATCGCCGATCACGAGCGGACCACTCACCACCGAGACGGTCAACAACGGCAAGTACCGGTATGGCGCCGGCGGAACGATGCCGAACAGTTCGTGGAACGCGACGAACTACTTCGTCGACGTCGAGTTCATGGCCGCCGCGGATGTGCCGAAGCTCACGTCGACTTCGCCTGCCCGCGATGCTGCAGGTGTCGTGTTCGACGCGAACGTGACCGCGACCTTCGACCGTGACATGGCTGGATCGTCTCCGACGCTCTCTCTCCAGGCCGGCACGACGTCCATTCAGGGCACCAGCGCGTATGACGCCGTCACCAAGCGCCTGACGTTCGATCCGGCAGCGGACCTCTCGGCGGCGACGACGTACACGGCAACGGTTCGCGTCTCGGGTGCCACCTTCGACACCTGGTCATTCAGTACCGCTGATGCGGCGGCGACAGGTCAGACGCAGAATCTCTTCGGAGTTGAGACACCGCAGACCGAGTCTGCTGCGGACAGCGACCCCGTCGAGCTGGGAACCGCGTTCCAGGTCACTGAAGCCGGCAAGGTCACCGCCATCCGGTTCTACAAGGGCGCTGGCAACGTGGGCGTGCACACCGGAACGCTGTGGTCGTCGACGGGCCAGTCACTCGCGACCGTGACGTTCACGGGCGAGTCGGCTTCCGGATGGCAGCGCGCGGTGCTCTCGGTACCGGTCGATGTCGTACCCGGCCAGACCTACGTGGTGTCGTACTTCGCACCGTCCGGTGGATACTCGGTGTCCCCGAGTTACTTCACCGCCCCCAAGGTCAGCGGCAAGATCGTCGGGATCGCAGACACGAACGGGCGCTTCTTCTACGGTGCCGGCGGCGGGTTCCCGACGACCTCGTGGAGCGGCTCCGCCTACTTCGTCGACGCTGAAGTGATGTTCGGGGCCACAGGTCCCACACCGCCGCCGGCTGCGGCACTGGTCTCGGTGACCCCGGCCGCGTCGGCGACGAATGTCGACCCGACGACGGCCGCAATATCGGCCACCCTCACGAATGCGACGACCGCGACCTTGGCGGTCACCTCGGCCGGGGTAGCAGTGCCGGGCACGTCGAGCCTCAACACGGCGACGGGAGTCGTCACCTTCGCTCCTTCCGCAGCCTATGACTGGGGCAAGACCTACGCGGTCACGCTGACGGCCAACGGCGCAGCGATCAGCGGTGGAACGTGGTCCTTCTCCACGCTTCCTCGGGCCACGATCACAGCTCGGACGCCGGCATCTGCCGCAACGAATGTCGATCCCGCCACAGCCAAGGTCACGGCGACGTTGACCGGGGCAATGACGGCGGCGATCCAGGTCACCCTCGCCGGCGCAAACGTCGCAGGAACGTCGGCGCTGAACACGTCGACCGGTGTGGTCACATTCACTCCCACCGCTCAGCTCGACTGGACCAAGACGTACACCGCCACCGTCACGGCCAACGGAACCAGTGTCGCGAACGGTGCGTGGAGCTTCACCACTATGGCGAAGCCGGATCAGGTCAGCCTGTTCACGACCGGCACGCCCACGAATGCCAACGCCAATGCGGTCCTCGGCTACCAGGCGGGCACACGGTTCAGGTCGAGCGCGGCGGGTGTCGTCACCACGATCCGCTTCTACAAGGGAAACCAGAACACCGGAGCTCACACGGGTTACGTGCGGAACGCGTCTGGCACCGTCCTGGCGCAGGTCACCTTCCAGAACGAGACCGCGTCCGGATGGCAGACCGCCGTCCTCTCCACGCCGGTTCGCCTGACCGTCGGCGCCGAGTACCGTGTCACCGTCTACAGCGCCTCGGGACGCTATGCGGTGACCACGTCCGGTCTCGCGACGACGGTGACCGTCGGTCCACTGTCCACGATTGGCGGCATCGCAGGGTTCGGCACCGCCAACCCCACGACGACGAGCACGAACAAGTTCTGGGTGGACGTCGTGTTCGACCCGGACAATTGATCGCCGGCCAACGGTAGATTTCGTAGATTCAACACATTCAACCAATGGGGGAACTCAGCGTGTCTTCACGCCTGAATATCGCTGTGGTCGGAGCGGGGTATTGGGGGCCGAACCTCGCCCGCAATTTCCGTGCCTCGACTGACTGGGACCTGGGAGCGATCTGCGACCTCGACACGGACCGCGCGCAGCGGGTGGCCGACAGCGTCGGCGGTGTGCCGGTGATCGCAGACCTCGACGAGGTCCTCGCCGACGAGATGATCGATGCGATCGCCGTTGCGACACCGGCCCGCACGCATCACCCGATCGTGCTCGCGGCGCTCAGGGCCGGCAAGCATGTCATCGTCGAGAAGCCACTCGCCGACACACGCGAACGCGGCGTCGAGATGGTGGAGACCGCCCGCGAGCGCGGCCTCATCCTGATGGCTGATCACACCTACTGCTACACGCCGGCCGTCCTCAAGATCCGAGAGCTCATCGCCGACGGCTTTCTCGGCGACATTCTCTTCGTAGACAGCGTCCGCATCAACCTGGGGCTGATTCAGCCGGACGTCGACGTGTTCTGGGACCTCGCACCGCACGACCTGTCGATCATGGACTTCATCCTCCCGAGCGGGCTGAACGTCGAGTCCGTCTCCGCGCACGGTGCGGACCCACTCGGCACCGGCAAATCCTGCGTGGGGTATCTGGCCATGCCGCTCGCCGGCGGCGCGATCGCCCACGTGCACGTGAACTGGCTCAGCCCGACGAAGATCCGGCAGATGGTGATCGGCGGCACCAAGCGCACCCTCGTGTGGGACGACCTCAACCCGCAGCAGCGCGTGAGCGTCTACGACCGCGGAGTCGACCTCGCCCTGCAGTCCAAAGAGACGGCCGATGCTCGCGCATCGAACATCTCATATCGCCTCGGCGACACCTGGGCGCCCGCGCTCCCCGAGCGTGAGGCGCTGGCAAACGTTGCGACCGAGTTCGCAGCATCCATCCGAGAGCAGCGCGCTGCACGCACCAGCGGCGAATCCGGACTCCGCGTCCTTTCCGTGCTCGAAGCCGCCGCGGAGAGCCAGGCGTCGAATGGTGCACCGCGCCCCGTCGCAGCAAGTATCAGCAAGGAAGACTCACAATCATGACAAATCTTGAAGGCACGCGAGTTCTCGTCACCGGGGGCGCTGGAACGATCGGCTCCACACTCGTCGACCAGCTGCTCGAGTCGGGCGTCGAGCACATCGACATCCTGGACAACCTCGTCCGAGGCCGCCGTGCGAACCTCGACGACGCTCTCGCCAGCGGTCGTGTCGAGTTGATCGACGGCGACATCCGTGACGCGCGGCTCGTCGACGAGCTGACGGCGGAGAAGGATGTCGTCTTCCACCAAGCGGCGATTCGGATCACGCAGTGCGCGGAAGAGCCGAGGCTCGCGCTCGAGGTGCTGGTCGACGGCACCTTCAACGTCGTCGAATCGGCAGCGAAGCACCGAGTCAAGAAGCTGGTCGCGGCCTCGAGCGCGTCGGTGTACGGCATGGCAGAGGAGTTCCCGACCGACGAGCGCCATCATCACGAGAACAACGACACCATCTATGGTGCAGCGAAGACGTTCAACGAGGGTCTGATCCGCAGCTTCCGCGCTATGCAGGGCATCGACTACGTGCTGTTACGGTACTTCAACGTCTACGGTCCCCGCATGGATGTGCACGGTGTGTACACCGAGGTCCTCGTCCGATGGATGGAGCGAATCGCCGACGGCAAGCCCCCGCTCATCTTCGGCGATGGACAGCAGACGATGGACTTCGTCTGTGTTCCCGACATCGCCAGGGCCAATGTGCTCGCCGCGCAAAGCGACATCGTCGAGGGCACTTACAACATCGCAAGCGGCACGGAGACGAGTCTGCTCGGACTCGCCGAGGCACTGCTTCGCGTCATGGGCTCGGATCTCGGTGTCGAGCATGGTCCGGAGCGGGCTGTCAACGGGGTCCTCCGGAGGCTCGCCGACACGACGGCCGCCCGCCGCGACCTCGGATTCGAGGCCACGATCGGCATCGAAGAGGGGCTCAGGATGCTCGTCGAGTGGTGGGCGCCGCTTCGTGAGGAGATCGCAGCCGGCAGATCGGTGGGCGTCTGATGGCCGAGCGCATCAATGTGATGGTTCCGTGGCTCGGCCAGGAGGAGGCTGATGCCGTTGCGGAGGTCATC from Microbacterium pumilum carries:
- a CDS encoding Gfo/Idh/MocA family oxidoreductase, translated to MGELSVSSRLNIAVVGAGYWGPNLARNFRASTDWDLGAICDLDTDRAQRVADSVGGVPVIADLDEVLADEMIDAIAVATPARTHHPIVLAALRAGKHVIVEKPLADTRERGVEMVETARERGLILMADHTYCYTPAVLKIRELIADGFLGDILFVDSVRINLGLIQPDVDVFWDLAPHDLSIMDFILPSGLNVESVSAHGADPLGTGKSCVGYLAMPLAGGAIAHVHVNWLSPTKIRQMVIGGTKRTLVWDDLNPQQRVSVYDRGVDLALQSKETADARASNISYRLGDTWAPALPEREALANVATEFAASIREQRAARTSGESGLRVLSVLEAAAESQASNGAPRPVAASISKEDSQS
- a CDS encoding DUF4082 domain-containing protein: MVALTALVATTFIVVQPAAPATAAGSSCGATINPIVCENSKPGTDPDVWDIEGAGDSSIQGFATDISVNAGQKIDFKIDTNARAYSIDIYRTGWYQGLGARKITSVSPSATLPQAQPQCISDVTTELYDCGTWKVSASWNVPADAVSGVYVAKLTRADDGGASHIIFIVRNDGSTSDVLFQTSDPTWQAYNKYGGSDFYQGAANNRAYKISYNRPFATRGSDQGRDFYFSSEYATVRFMERNGYDVSYLAGIDTDRRGAELRNHKVFMSVGHDEYVSGAQRANIMAARDAGVNLQFLTGNEAYWRTRYENSVDGSNTPYRTLVSYKETWANAKIDPSSEWTGTWRDPRFATAAQGGHLPENALSGTMFQVNNDDLAVTVNSAEGKTRLWRNTALASLASGASAALAPHTVGYESNEDVDNGYRPAGLVRLSTTTGAVPQYLTDYGSTVVPGTTQHHVTLYRASSGALVFSSASIQWGWGLDQTHDGDGAAADVRMQQAQVNLFADMGAQPGTLMSGLSAAAKSTDTTAPTTVITTPTAGQSIAHGTAVTMTGTAADAAGVVAGVEVSVDGGSTWHAATGTTNWTYTYIQQGYGQSSVLARGIDDSGNYSSTGTSRAVTVTGPASVYGAEVPATPSATDTSAVEVGLRFSASVDGFVTGARFYKGSANTGTHVASLWTTSGTRLATATFANETATGWQTVQFTAPVAIVGGTDYVVSYTAPRGGYAYVDDYWPYKAKASSPLTVTPAVGAASPGLYGSAGSLPTNTWGNSNYFVDPLFTATDNSPLGVASRTPLPSSSSVALDTKVSATFTRAAAPASIAITVKNASGTAVPGSVSYDAPTKTATFQPTGTLAPATAYTVTLAATDTSGVSVAANSGWTFTTQAADLPVGTCPCSLFSESIRPVVDSDTDTALVTLGVKFTPTVDGTITAVKFFKGVRNTGAHNGALWSASGTKLASVTFTNESSYGWQTAVLSTPIAVTAGQTYVASYLAPEGGYSATLGQYSGGYTRGPLTVVANGGAFTYADGFPGSSSPTNYLVDVVLQTGAQGPTLVATTPASGTVDVAADTGIDATYNLPITSGFTGTVKANGATVAGTWTLSSDSRTAKFQPAAALPAGASIAVALSNVTGTSGAAAQNASWSFTVVAANSQPVITLIGNLTPQVAAEAGDTASVELGMSFRSSAAGTVRAVRFYKGPGNSGTHVGSLWGPNGELLSQVTFANESATGWQRAVFAVPVSITPNTTYTVSYLAPNGSYSYTPAGFASPITSGPLTTETVNNGKYRYGAGGTMPNSSWNATNYFVDVEFMAAADVPKLTSTSPARDAAGVVFDANVTATFDRDMAGSSPTLSLQAGTTSIQGTSAYDAVTKRLTFDPAADLSAATTYTATVRVSGATFDTWSFSTADAAATGQTQNLFGVETPQTESAADSDPVELGTAFQVTEAGKVTAIRFYKGAGNVGVHTGTLWSSTGQSLATVTFTGESASGWQRAVLSVPVDVVPGQTYVVSYFAPSGGYSVSPSYFTAPKVSGKIVGIADTNGRFFYGAGGGFPTTSWSGSAYFVDAEVMFGATGPTPPPAAALVSVTPAASATNVDPTTAAISATLTNATTATLAVTSAGVAVPGTSSLNTATGVVTFAPSAAYDWGKTYAVTLTANGAAISGGTWSFSTLPRATITARTPASAATNVDPATAKVTATLTGAMTAAIQVTLAGANVAGTSALNTSTGVVTFTPTAQLDWTKTYTATVTANGTSVANGAWSFTTMAKPDQVSLFTTGTPTNANANAVLGYQAGTRFRSSAAGVVTTIRFYKGNQNTGAHTGYVRNASGTVLAQVTFQNETASGWQTAVLSTPVRLTVGAEYRVTVYSASGRYAVTTSGLATTVTVGPLSTIGGIAGFGTANPTTTSTNKFWVDVVFDPDN
- a CDS encoding NAD-dependent epimerase/dehydratase family protein, encoding MTNLEGTRVLVTGGAGTIGSTLVDQLLESGVEHIDILDNLVRGRRANLDDALASGRVELIDGDIRDARLVDELTAEKDVVFHQAAIRITQCAEEPRLALEVLVDGTFNVVESAAKHRVKKLVAASSASVYGMAEEFPTDERHHHENNDTIYGAAKTFNEGLIRSFRAMQGIDYVLLRYFNVYGPRMDVHGVYTEVLVRWMERIADGKPPLIFGDGQQTMDFVCVPDIARANVLAAQSDIVEGTYNIASGTETSLLGLAEALLRVMGSDLGVEHGPERAVNGVLRRLADTTAARRDLGFEATIGIEEGLRMLVEWWAPLREEIAAGRSVGV